From a region of the Arvicanthis niloticus isolate mArvNil1 chromosome 6, mArvNil1.pat.X, whole genome shotgun sequence genome:
- the LOC117711185 gene encoding olfactory receptor 2Y1B, with protein MRSFNTSLGKSFILVGFSDWPELELIFFIYISIFYSITLFGNTAIIALSRMDLRLHTPMYFFLSHLSFLDLSCTTSTVPQLLINLHGLDRTISYGGCVAQLFISLALGSTESVLLVVMAFDRYAAVCRPLHYTTIMHPVLCQALAIASWLAGFLNSLIQTGLMMAMPLCGHRLNHFFCEMPVFLKLACEDTEGTETKMFVARVVIVAVPAMLILGSYAQIARAVLKVKSVAARRKAAGTCGSHLLVVSLFYGSATYTYLQPKDSYSDSKGKFVALFYTIITPMLNPLIYTLRNKDVKEALWKVLGRAAAIG; from the coding sequence ATGAGAAGCTTCAACACCAGTTTGGGTAAAAGCTTCATTTTGGTGGGCTTCTCAGACTGGCCTGAACTAGAACTCatcttctttatttatatttcgaTTTTCTACTCTATAACTCTCTTTGGCAACACTGCCATCATCGCTCTCTCCCGAATGGACCTTCGAttgcacacccccatgtacttcttcctctcccacctctccttcctggaCCTCAGCTGCACCACCAGCACCGTGCCCCAGCTCTTGATCAACCTCCATGGACTTGACAGGACCATCAGCTATGGAGGGTGTGTGGCCCAGCTGTTCATATCTCTTGCTCTGGGGTCCACAGAGAGCGTGCTCTTGGTGGTGATGGCTTTTGACCGCTATGCTGCTGTGTGTCGGCCACTGCACTACACGACCATCATGCACCCCGTTCTCTGCCAGGCATTGGCTATTGCTTCCTGGCTAGCAGGTTTCTTGAACTCTCTGATTCAAACAGGACTCATGATGGCCATGCCACTCTGTGGACACCGACTGAACCACTTCTTCTGTGAGATGCCTGTCTTCCTCAAGTTGGCCTGTGAAGACACAGAAGGAACAGAGACCAAGATGTTTGTGGCCAGAGTGGTGATTGTGGCAGTGCCTGCCATGCTCATCCTAGGCTCCTATGCACAGATTGCTAGGGCAGTGCTGAAGGTCAAGTCAGTGGCTGCACGCAGAAAGGCTGCTGGGACCTGTGGCTCCCACCTCCTGGTGGTGTCTCTGTTCTATGGCTCAGCCACCTACACATACTTACAACCCAAGGACAGCTATTCTGACAGCAAGGGGAAGTTTGTGGCCCTGTTTTATACTATCATCACCCCCATGCTCAACCCTCTGATCTATACCCTGAGGAACAAGGACGTGAAGGAGGCTCTGTGGAAGGTGCTAGGGAGAGCTGCAGCCATAGGGTAG
- the LOC117711249 gene encoding olfactory receptor 2Y1B-like, which produces MGSFNISLGKGFILVGFSDWPQLELIFFIYILIFYSLTLFGNITIIVLSQLDLRLHTPMYFFLSHLSFLDLCYTTSTVPQLLINIEGHDHTITYGRCVAQLFSVLALGSIESMLLVVMAFDRYAAVCRPLLYTTIMHPLLCQALAISSWVAGLVNSLIQTGLMMAMPLCRYQLNHFFCEMPVFLKLACKDTSGTEAKMFVARAIVLVFPATLILGSYAHIARAVLKVKSISGRRKAFGTCGSHLLVVSMFYGSTIYTYLQPNDSYSENEGKFVALFYTIVTPMLNPLIYTLRNKDVKGALWKVLGRGTDSR; this is translated from the coding sequence ATGGGAAGCTTTAACATCAGTTTGGGAAAAGGCTttattttggttggtttttcagaCTGGCCTCAATTAGAActcatcttttttatttatattttgattttctacTCCTTAACTCTCTTTGGCAACATCACCATCATTGTTCTGTCACAACTGGACCTTCGAttgcacacccccatgtacttcttcctctcccacctctccttcctggaCCTCTGCTATACCACCAGCACTGTGCCCCAGCTCCTCATCAATATTGAGGGACACGACCATACCATTACCTATGGAAGGTGTGTGGCCCAGCTGTTCAGTGTCCTTGCCCTGGGTTCCATAGAGAGTATGCTTCTAGTCGTGATGGCCTTTGATCGCTATGCTGCTGTCTGTCGCCCACTCCTCTACACGACCATTATGCACCCCCTTCTGTGCCAGGCTTTGGCTATCTCATCATGGGTAGCAGGCCTCGTGAACTCTCTGATCCAGACAGGTCTCATGATGGCCATGCCTCTCTGCAGGTATCAGCTGAATCATTTCTTCTGTGAGATGCCTGTGTTCCTCAAGTTAGCGTGCAAGGATACATCTGGAACAGAGGCCAAAATGTTTGTGGCGAGAGCCATAGTCTTGGTTTTCCCTGCAACACTGATTCTAGGATCCTATGCACACATTGCCAGGGCTGTATTGAAGGTCAAGTCAATATCTGGCCGCAGAAAAGCTTTTGGGACTTGTGGATCACACCTCCTTGTGGTTTCTATGTTTTATGGCTCAACCATCTACACATACTTGCAGCCAAATGACAGTTATTCCGAGAATGAGGGAAAATTTGTGGCCCTTTTTTATACTATTGTCACCCCCATGCTCAACCCTCTGATCTATACCCTGAGGAACAAAGATGTAAAGGGGGCTCTGTGGAAGGTGCTAGGGAGAGGCACAGATTCCAggtag
- the LOC117711271 gene encoding olfactory receptor 2Y1B, which translates to MKQMIWNFEEDCEQCLNLFSSSDTLNCLLLLCRSKAMGSFNTSLGKSFLLVGFSDWPELELIFFIYISIFYSLTLFGNTAIIALSRMDFQLHTPMYFFLSHLSFLDLCFTTSTVPQLLINLHGLDRTISYGGCVVQLFISLALGSTESVLLVVMAFDRYAAVCRPLHYTTIMHPVLCQALAIASWLAGFLNSLIQTGLMMAMPLCGHRLNHFFCEMPVFLKLACEDTEGTETKMFVARVVIVAVPAMLILGSYAQIARAVLKVKSVAARRKAAGTCGSHLLVVSLFYGSATYTYLQPKDSYSDSKGKFVALFYTIITPMLNPLIYTLRNKDVKGALWKVLGRAAAIG; encoded by the coding sequence ATGAAACAgatgatttggaattttgaagaAGACTGTGAGCAATGTCTTAATCTATTTTCTTCATCAGATACATTGAATTGTCTTCTGCTGCTGTGTAGGTCAAAGGCTATGGGAAGCTTTAACACCAGTTTGGGTAAAAGCTTCCTTTTGGTGGGCTTCTCAGACTGGCCTGAACTAGAACTCatcttctttatttatatttcgaTTTTTTATTCCCTAACTCTTTTTGGCAACACTGCCATCATCGCTCTCTCCCGAATGGACTTTCAAttgcacacccccatgtacttcttcctctcccacctctccttcctggaCCTCTGCTTCACAACCAGCACCGTGCCCCAGCTCTTGATCAATCTCCATGGACTTGACAGGACCATCAGCTATGGAGGGTGTGTGGTCCAGCTGTTCATATCTCTTGCTCTGGGGTCCACAGAGAGCGTGCTCTTGGTGGTGATGGCTTTTGACCGCTATGCTGCTGTGTGTCGGCCACTGCACTACACGACCATCATGCACCCCGTTCTCTGCCAGGCATTGGCTATTGCTTCCTGGCTAGCAGGTTTCTTGAACTCTCTGATTCAAACAGGACTCATGATGGCCATGCCACTCTGTGGACACCGACTGAACCACTTCTTCTGTGAGATGCCTGTCTTCCTCAAGTTGGCCTGTGAAGACACAGAAGGAACAGAGACCAAGATGTTTGTGGCCAGAGTGGTGATTGTGGCAGTGCCTGCCATGCTCATCCTAGGCTCCTATGCACAGATTGCTAGGGCAGTGCTGAAGGTCAAGTCAGTGGCTGCACGCAGAAAGGCTGCTGGGACCTGTGGCTCCCACCTCCTGGTGGTGTCTCTGTTCTATGGCTCAGCCACCTACACATACTTACAACCCAAGGACAGCTATTCTGACAGCAAGGGGAAGTTTGTGGCCCTGTTTTATACTATCATCACCCCCATGCTCAACCCTCTGATCTATACCCTGAGGAACAAGGACGTGAAGGGGGCTCTGTGGAAGGTGCTAGGGAGAGCTGCAGCCATAGGGTAG